The DNA window CTAATAGATTAATATCGTGGTTATTGTGTAAATGGGGTTTTGTCCAGCCATTCACATCATAGTCAGAGAGACAGCGATCCACCAACTCCGTCATTTTCTTCATATTGCCGGAACCATACGCATGGCGCAGACATTGCAGGCGAATTTCATCCTGACTGCCGGCATAATTGATTTCGTACAATTCATGACGTCCACCGAATTCACTACCGATGGCATCCCACATTAATTTCAGAATCTTAATTCGTTCCACATGATCGATACCATTGGAGCCACGTACATATTTTTCCAGGTACTTATTGATTTCAGGATTGTTCATATCCCGCACGCTGGATGGCAAATAAATTAACCCGCTAGTGACATTACTTTCAATGATGTTCTTAATTTTTGTATAAGCCATCGGTGCCATAACGCGGTAAGTTTGTATTGCCTGTGTATCCGGCAGGTAGGCACTACCTTTCCACGGCTTGGCTTCTGCCCACATTGCATCGGTCAGAGACCAGAACAGATTGCGCCATGCCACGACTTCACCGAGATCTGCCTGAACACCACGAAAATCCACCACTCCAGTACATTCGAGACTCTTTTGCAGTAATCCGGTGATAAAGTCCAGTTTTACCGCCAGACGTACACAGGCCTGTATTGGAAACAGATAGGCAAATCCACTCTGGCCAGCCCAATTACGGGCACGATCAAAGTCACGATAAATTAACACGTTTTCCCATGGAATTAACACTTTATCCATTATAAGAATGGCGTCATTTTCATCAAACCGGCTGGAAAGGGGATAATCGAAAGGTGAACCTGTGGCTCCTGCCACTAATTCATAGGAAGCACGGGAAATTAATTTAACGCCTTCAGAATCCATCGGAGCGACGAACATCAAGGCAAAATCAGGGTTATCGCCGATGACTTGTGCTGAACCAAAACCAATAAAATTATAGTGAGTCAATGCTGAGTTAGTTGCGACTACTTTGGCACCACTGACAATAATACCTGCATCGGTCTCTTTTTCTATTTGGATAAAAACATCTTTAACCTGATCAGCAGGTTTGTGACGATCAATCGGGGGATTAACTATCGCATGGTTGAAATAGAGCGCGTTTTCCTGAATGCGTTTATACCATGTACGGGCGTTATCAGCGAACTGTCCGTAAAATTCAGGATAAGCACCTAACGCACAGCAAAATGCCGCTTTATAGTCAGGAGTACGACCCATCCAGCCATAATTCTGGCGTGACCATTCAGCAATAGCATCGCGTTGTTGGCGGATATCATCGGGGCTGGTCGCGAAACGGAAGAACTTATGGGTATAGCCGCCATTGCCAGTATCCGTATCCCAACACAGTACATCA is part of the Xenorhabdus cabanillasii genome and encodes:
- the hpaB gene encoding 4-hydroxyphenylacetate 3-monooxygenase, oxygenase component, with product MRPEDLRADHKRPLTSKEYLNSLQDGREIYIYGERVKDVTTHPAFRNAAISIGQLYDALHAPETHDVLCWDTDTGNGGYTHKFFRFATSPDDIRQQRDAIAEWSRQNYGWMGRTPDYKAAFCCALGAYPEFYGQFADNARTWYKRIQENALYFNHAIVNPPIDRHKPADQVKDVFIQIEKETDAGIIVSGAKVVATNSALTHYNFIGFGSAQVIGDNPDFALMFVAPMDSEGVKLISRASYELVAGATGSPFDYPLSSRFDENDAILIMDKVLIPWENVLIYRDFDRARNWAGQSGFAYLFPIQACVRLAVKLDFITGLLQKSLECTGVVDFRGVQADLGEVVAWRNLFWSLTDAMWAEAKPWKGSAYLPDTQAIQTYRVMAPMAYTKIKNIIESNVTSGLIYLPSSVRDMNNPEINKYLEKYVRGSNGIDHVERIKILKLMWDAIGSEFGGRHELYEINYAGSQDEIRLQCLRHAYGSGNMKKMTELVDRCLSDYDVNGWTKPHLHNNHDINLLDKLLK